The genomic window CACAGATATCGAAATTCAAGCTAAGGAAATTTTGTATCTCAAGGGACTATTAAATAACCATTTGGCTAATCATACCGGACAACCCCTAGATAAAATTGCTGAAGATACAGAACGGGACTTCTTTATGTCCGCAGAAGAAGCGCAAGAATATGGGTTAATCGATCAGGTGATTAACCGTCGTCCCTCTGCGACGAATCCTCCTGTTACTGCTGGATAAGAGTCAATTTCATCCTAGTTAATAGTTGATAGTCAAGGGTGAGTTCCTCCTTTGGACTAGAAAACTATTAACTAAGCGAACCCATCACCGATGAATAAATTTTGACGACTATGGGGAGAATCACTTTCATCATAAATTTCTCCTACCAATTCCTCTAAAATGTCTTCTAGGGTTACTAATCCTACAGTTCCCCCATATTCATCCACCACAATAGCAATATGAAACCGTTGTTGTAGCATTTCTTTTAGTAAACTAGGAGCCCGCTTAGTTTCTGGGATATAAATAGGGTCATCTATGGCTTCTGTTACTTTGACTTGAGAACGTCTTTCTTTAGGAACAGATTGTAGGGTTTGCAAGGCTTTTTTTAGATGAACAATACCAACAATATGATCTTTAGATTCCCCTTGAACCGGAATCCGAGAATATCCTGTTTCTAGGGATAAATTGATTAATTCTTGTAGACTGGATTCATGGGAAATAGTAGTCATTTCTAAGCGAGGTTTGACTACATCTTTAGCCATTAATTCATCTAACCTCAATGCTTTATTCAATAGTTGATGTTTGTATAAATCAAGTTTTCCTTTCCCTCCCAATATTTCAATCATTAATTGTAAATCATTAAGAGATTCTCCTGATTGTACTATTTTTTCTGATTTTCCCTGAAAAACTTGAATGGTTTTTTGCGTTATTTTCTCAAAAATTTGGACAATTCTTAAAAATGATAACAGTTGAGATAGTAAAAATATTGGCCGAATACACCAACGGAAAAAAGCACGGGTATTGAGAATTGCTAAGGATTTAGGGGTGATTTCTCCAAAAATTAACACTATAATGGTGACTACAGCCGTGGCGATCCCTAAACCAGCACTACCTAACCACATCGCAAATAAATTGCTCGTTAGAATCGCTGAAAAATTATTCACCAAATTATTACCAATTAATAAACTGGTAATAAAACGGCGACGATTTTCTAGGACTAAACGATACACTCCCGAAGGATCACCCTGTTTGTCAATGAGTCCCCGTAATTTAAAGTTATCGAAGGCTGTGATAGCCGTTTCAGAACCCGAAAAAAAAGCCGATAACAGCAACATTAATACGATTACTGTTAAGTCAAGCCAAACCTGACCCAGTAAAGGACTCGGTTTGGCGATCGTTAGGAAACTAGCGTTCAAGCTTAACAAAATTGTGCTGTAAGTAAAAATTTGTCAAGAAAACTTAACCAACGGTATAGGCTGCTTTAAGTGCCCATATAATTAAACCAATAATGGCACCGAGAACTAAAAAGGCTGAAATCGCTACCAAAACAGGCTTATCAGCCCCTTCAAACTTCATAATGCCACGATTTAAGTCTGACATAGCATTGATCCTTGTTGACGAATTACACAGGCTTCATGAGCCTCTTTCCCTATCTAGGTTAGCGAAAATTTCCCCCCTATGAGTCAAAGAAAATGTAACAAAATCCTATTGATTTCTGATTCTGACTTGAAAACTCCCAGACGG from Crocosphaera subtropica ATCC 51142 includes these protein-coding regions:
- a CDS encoding hemolysin family protein yields the protein MLLLSAFFSGSETAITAFDNFKLRGLIDKQGDPSGVYRLVLENRRRFITSLLIGNNLVNNFSAILTSNLFAMWLGSAGLGIATAVVTIIVLIFGEITPKSLAILNTRAFFRWCIRPIFLLSQLLSFLRIVQIFEKITQKTIQVFQGKSEKIVQSGESLNDLQLMIEILGGKGKLDLYKHQLLNKALRLDELMAKDVVKPRLEMTTISHESSLQELINLSLETGYSRIPVQGESKDHIVGIVHLKKALQTLQSVPKERRSQVKVTEAIDDPIYIPETKRAPSLLKEMLQQRFHIAIVVDEYGGTVGLVTLEDILEELVGEIYDESDSPHSRQNLFIGDGFA